In one window of Chryseobacterium sp. JV274 DNA:
- the fahA gene encoding fumarylacetoacetase — MKSFVDYSSNSDFSIHNIPFGVAVFNKEYIGCCTRIGDQVIDLATLYDLGYFEDIEGLDDNVFEAYTINEFIELGKPITNAVRTKIQTLLQEGSTLSKDQKTIEEAFYDLDKVKMMMPVHIPNYTDFYSSIEHATNVGKMFRDPANALLPNWKHLPVGYHGRASSIVVSGTEINRPKGQMKPADADTPVFGPCKQLDFELEMAFIINKNTEMGESISTKEAEDAIFGMVVFNDWSARDIQSWEYVPLGPFLAKNFGSSISPWVVTLEALEPFRTASPVQDPEVLEYLKFEGDQNYDINLEVYIQPENGEQNLISESNYKHMYWNMNQQLAHHTVNGCNVEVGDLYASGTISGSDPKSFGSMLELTWRGQNPLSLSNGEERKFIEDNDTVTMKAWAEKDGVRVGFGEVSGKIIPTR, encoded by the coding sequence ATGAAATCATTTGTAGACTATTCCTCAAACTCGGATTTTTCTATACACAATATTCCTTTCGGAGTCGCAGTTTTTAACAAAGAATATATCGGATGCTGTACAAGAATCGGAGATCAGGTAATTGATCTTGCTACCTTGTATGATCTTGGTTATTTTGAAGATATTGAAGGATTAGACGACAATGTTTTTGAAGCTTACACCATCAACGAATTTATCGAACTGGGTAAACCAATTACCAATGCTGTTCGTACCAAAATTCAAACATTATTACAGGAAGGATCAACATTATCAAAAGATCAGAAAACAATAGAAGAAGCCTTCTACGACCTTGATAAAGTAAAAATGATGATGCCTGTTCACATCCCGAACTACACTGATTTTTACAGCAGTATCGAACATGCTACCAACGTAGGAAAAATGTTCCGTGATCCGGCAAACGCTTTATTACCTAACTGGAAACATTTACCAGTAGGTTATCATGGAAGAGCATCTTCAATTGTAGTATCCGGAACAGAAATCAACCGTCCAAAAGGACAAATGAAACCTGCTGATGCAGATACCCCTGTTTTCGGACCATGTAAACAATTGGATTTTGAATTGGAAATGGCTTTCATCATCAATAAAAATACAGAGATGGGAGAAAGTATTTCAACGAAAGAAGCAGAAGATGCCATCTTCGGAATGGTTGTTTTCAACGACTGGTCTGCAAGAGATATTCAATCTTGGGAATATGTTCCTCTAGGGCCATTCCTTGCGAAAAACTTTGGTTCTTCTATTTCTCCATGGGTAGTTACTCTTGAAGCTTTGGAGCCATTCAGAACAGCTTCTCCAGTACAGGATCCTGAAGTTTTAGAATATTTAAAATTTGAAGGAGATCAAAACTATGACATCAACCTTGAAGTCTATATTCAACCAGAAAACGGAGAACAAAACCTGATCTCCGAAAGCAACTATAAACACATGTACTGGAATATGAACCAGCAGCTGGCCCATCACACAGTAAACGGATGTAATGTAGAAGTGGGAGATCTATATGCCAGCGGTACCATTTCAGGAAGCGATCCAAAATCATTCGGTTCTATGCTTGAATTGACCTGGAGAGGACAAAATCCTTTATCATTAAGCAATGGTGAAGAAAGAAAATTCATTGAAGATAATGATACCGTTACAATGAAGGCTTGGGCTGAAAAAGATGGCGTGAGAGTAGGTTTCGGGGAAGTTTCCGGTAAAATTATTCCAACACGTTAA
- a CDS encoding T9SS type A sorting domain-containing protein produces MKKTLLLLLLITFSFILSQTTKRVFFIGNSYTYVNDLPNLIQSIAASNGDVLEHHSHTPGGSTLQDHSNNPDVISTINQGNWDYVALQEQSQLPSFPDSQVQNQVYPYALQLSNLIKTSNPCGNVIFYMTWGRKNGDAANCPGLPAVCTYQGMDTQIYNRYMEMATTNEGIVSPVGKVWRTIREQNPAIELYDQDESHPSYIGSMAAAYTFYTILFKKDPAQIPFNGNLSPAQAQLIKDIVKTEVYNQPVKWFVTNNDVHSRFTYQLTGAGTVQFTNTTQNAAAYSWDFGDGTTSTLENPVHTYPAGGTYTVKLTTAACGATTTKTKLIVVSTLNTAETAIQDPVQIYPNPTQHHITITSKKRIEILSLTDASGRIVHCHLSKTDSGYILPLQHLSSGVYFLQYKADEKEFTKKIIKK; encoded by the coding sequence ATGAAAAAAACTCTACTTCTTTTACTTTTAATTACTTTTTCTTTTATCCTCAGCCAGACAACCAAAAGGGTGTTCTTTATCGGAAACAGTTATACTTACGTTAATGATTTGCCTAACCTCATCCAAAGTATTGCTGCTTCTAACGGCGATGTACTGGAGCATCACAGCCATACACCTGGCGGGTCAACGCTGCAGGATCATTCCAACAATCCGGATGTGATTTCAACCATCAACCAGGGAAACTGGGATTATGTCGCATTACAGGAACAGAGCCAGCTTCCGTCATTTCCGGATTCTCAGGTTCAAAATCAGGTATATCCTTATGCTCTTCAGCTTTCCAATTTGATTAAAACATCAAATCCCTGTGGAAATGTAATCTTCTATATGACCTGGGGCCGTAAAAACGGTGATGCTGCGAATTGTCCGGGACTTCCCGCTGTCTGTACCTATCAGGGAATGGATACTCAGATTTATAACCGCTATATGGAAATGGCAACAACCAACGAAGGTATTGTTTCCCCTGTAGGTAAAGTCTGGAGAACGATCAGGGAGCAAAACCCGGCTATTGAATTGTATGATCAGGATGAATCACATCCGAGTTATATTGGGTCTATGGCTGCTGCGTATACATTTTACACTATTTTATTCAAGAAAGATCCTGCACAGATCCCTTTTAATGGAAATCTTAGTCCGGCACAGGCACAGCTAATCAAGGATATCGTTAAAACAGAGGTTTACAATCAGCCTGTAAAATGGTTTGTAACGAATAATGATGTTCACAGCAGATTCACCTATCAGCTTACCGGAGCAGGAACGGTTCAGTTTACCAATACAACACAGAATGCAGCTGCCTATTCATGGGATTTTGGTGACGGTACAACCTCAACTCTGGAAAATCCGGTACATACCTACCCTGCAGGAGGAACTTATACCGTAAAGCTGACAACAGCTGCCTGCGGAGCCACTACCACCAAAACAAAACTGATTGTGGTAAGTACCTTAAATACAGCAGAAACAGCTATTCAGGATCCTGTTCAGATTTATCCTAACCCTACTCAACATCATATTACCATTACTTCTAAAAAGAGAATTGAAATACTTTCACTTACCGATGCTTCCGGAAGAATTGTTCATTGTCATTTGAGTAAAACAGATTCAGGATATATTCTGCCACTTCAGCATTTGAGCAGTGGAGTTTATTTTTTACAGTATAAAGCTGATGAAAAGGAATTCACTAAAAAGATTATAAAAAAATAA
- a CDS encoding DUF3037 domain-containing protein, whose protein sequence is MQEDKIYEYAVIRLVPKVEREEFFNIGLVMFSKREKFIRVEFYLCPDKFKLMHSKLDYEDIIQNLESFQKIANGDKDGGPIALLDIPERFRWLTAVRSAVVQTSRPHPGKSKDLNSTFGKLFEELVK, encoded by the coding sequence ATGCAAGAGGATAAAATATATGAATATGCGGTAATACGCTTGGTACCTAAAGTTGAAAGAGAAGAATTTTTCAATATCGGACTGGTTATGTTTTCCAAAAGGGAAAAATTCATCAGGGTAGAATTCTATTTATGTCCTGATAAATTTAAACTCATGCACAGTAAACTGGACTATGAAGATATTATCCAGAATCTTGAAAGTTTTCAGAAAATTGCCAATGGTGATAAAGACGGCGGTCCTATTGCACTGCTTGATATTCCTGAGCGTTTCCGCTGGCTGACAGCTGTAAGAAGTGCTGTGGTGCAGACTTCCCGACCTCATCCGGGAAAATCCAAAGATCTAAACAGTACTTTTGGTAAACTTTTTGAGGAGTTAGTAAAATAA
- a CDS encoding HipA family kinase: MQNLRTVTVTRYILPLREGGSLPALAEADDDFKYVLKFRGAGHGVKMLISELLGGKITEALGLKIPELVFINVDADFGRTEADEEIQDLLKFSEGLNLGLHYLSGSITYDPGVSVDPLLASKIVWLDAFITNIDRTFRNTNMLMWNKELWIIDNGASFYFHHSWQNFDTAAKTPFKYVKDHVLLPKAKMLDEADQFAHEVLNDILFREIVNTIPEDWLHWNDADETPEEIREIYFQFLKTRLENSQIFINEAKNARG, from the coding sequence ATGCAGAATTTAAGAACTGTAACCGTGACGCGTTACATTCTGCCATTGAGAGAAGGAGGATCTCTTCCTGCTCTGGCAGAAGCTGATGATGATTTCAAATATGTATTAAAATTCCGTGGTGCAGGCCATGGGGTAAAAATGCTTATCTCTGAACTTTTGGGTGGAAAGATTACCGAAGCATTGGGACTAAAAATTCCTGAACTGGTTTTTATCAATGTTGATGCCGATTTCGGAAGAACGGAAGCCGATGAGGAAATACAGGATCTCCTAAAATTTTCTGAAGGTCTGAACCTTGGTCTGCACTATCTTTCCGGTTCTATCACTTATGATCCGGGAGTAAGTGTTGATCCCCTTCTGGCTTCAAAAATAGTATGGCTTGATGCCTTTATTACTAACATTGACCGTACTTTTAGGAATACAAATATGCTGATGTGGAATAAAGAGCTTTGGATCATCGATAATGGTGCTTCATTCTACTTCCACCATTCATGGCAGAATTTTGATACAGCAGCAAAAACGCCTTTCAAATATGTGAAAGACCATGTACTTCTTCCTAAGGCAAAAATGCTTGATGAAGCAGATCAATTTGCCCATGAAGTACTGAATGATATACTTTTCAGGGAGATTGTCAATACAATTCCTGAGGACTGGCTGCACTGGAATGATGCTGATGAAACGCCTGAAGAAATTCGTGAGATCTATTTTCAGTTTCTGAAAACCAGATTAGAAAATTCTCAAATCTTTATAAACGAAGCTAAAAATGCAAGAGGATAA
- a CDS encoding alpha/beta hydrolase, whose amino-acid sequence MSQVQVKTPPVKSTVLPKIAHLSEDIVYKTNKKGNPLALDLYIPKNVATEKIPVLIYVHGGGWIEGDKVVHADNYLENTVEKLMAKQYAVISINYTLLNDSTHFPLPLEDTKDAIRWVRKNADKYHFDTNNIGLFGASAGAHLSLMAAYTPDNTYLGSPELSSYSAKVNYVIDHYGPADLNKLFHTRLGTIPVGMIGLMSKKIVGLQENLVKGISGYDIRKDQDRAIDYLNTLSPVNFVSEGVPTLIVQGNNDKIVPLNQSKKLHRKLNRAKIQNALIIVDGGVHGFGTTDKAYLDKITDEMVDFVLSQKK is encoded by the coding sequence TTGTCACAAGTACAGGTTAAAACACCTCCTGTAAAAAGTACAGTACTTCCTAAGATAGCCCATCTGTCTGAGGATATTGTGTATAAAACCAATAAAAAAGGGAATCCTCTTGCTCTGGATTTATATATTCCTAAAAATGTTGCCACTGAAAAAATACCTGTACTGATCTATGTTCATGGAGGCGGATGGATTGAAGGCGATAAAGTAGTTCATGCAGACAATTATCTGGAAAACACTGTTGAAAAGTTAATGGCAAAGCAATATGCCGTGATCAGCATTAATTATACGCTGCTGAATGATAGTACTCATTTTCCACTGCCTCTGGAAGATACCAAAGATGCTATCAGGTGGGTAAGAAAAAATGCAGATAAATATCATTTCGATACCAATAATATAGGTCTGTTTGGGGCTTCAGCCGGAGCTCACCTTTCCCTGATGGCGGCTTATACTCCCGACAATACTTATCTGGGAAGTCCGGAACTTTCGTCTTATTCTGCCAAAGTAAATTATGTAATTGATCATTATGGTCCTGCTGATCTTAATAAGCTTTTCCATACAAGACTAGGAACAATTCCGGTAGGAATGATCGGGTTGATGTCAAAAAAGATTGTCGGTTTACAGGAAAATCTGGTAAAAGGAATTTCCGGGTATGATATCAGAAAAGATCAGGATAGAGCCATCGATTATCTGAATACCTTATCTCCAGTTAATTTTGTTTCGGAAGGAGTTCCAACTTTAATTGTTCAGGGCAATAATGACAAAATTGTTCCTTTAAACCAATCTAAAAAACTTCACAGAAAATTAAACAGAGCCAAAATACAAAACGCTCTTATCATTGTTGATGGCGGAGTACATGGTTTTGGAACAACTGATAAAGCTTATCTGGACAAAATTACTGATGAAATGGTGGATTTTGTTCTTTCACAAAAGAAGTAA
- a CDS encoding alpha/beta hydrolase family protein — protein MNLISEKNIYLENKETKGFLADIFYKDIGKKLPLVLFVHGYKGYKDWGSWNLMAEKFAEAGFFFVKFNFSHNGTTPDDPYNFGDLEAFGHNNYSKELSDLGVVIDHFSKDPRVDEEKIILIGHSRGGGISIIKTFEDERINGLITLASVDTLDRFPTGEAFENWKKDGVYYALNGRTKQEMPHYYQFYENYEQNVHRFDVERATEMAKAHMLIIHGTDDEAVEVKQAEHLHILHPNSELFLIENANHTFGAKEPWTETDLPKDLNTVTEKCIDFIKEKLK, from the coding sequence ATGAATTTGATTAGTGAAAAGAATATATATTTAGAAAATAAAGAAACAAAAGGTTTTCTTGCTGATATTTTTTATAAAGACATTGGAAAAAAGCTTCCGTTGGTACTGTTTGTTCATGGATATAAAGGTTATAAAGATTGGGGATCGTGGAATCTTATGGCGGAAAAGTTTGCTGAAGCAGGTTTTTTCTTCGTGAAGTTTAATTTTTCCCATAATGGAACTACACCGGATGATCCGTATAACTTTGGAGACCTTGAAGCTTTTGGCCATAATAATTATTCTAAAGAGCTTTCTGACCTTGGAGTGGTGATTGATCACTTTAGTAAAGATCCTCGTGTGGATGAAGAAAAGATCATTCTGATAGGTCACAGCAGGGGAGGAGGAATTTCTATCATTAAAACTTTTGAAGATGAAAGAATCAATGGTCTGATTACTCTGGCCAGTGTGGATACTTTAGACCGCTTTCCCACAGGAGAAGCTTTTGAAAACTGGAAGAAGGACGGAGTTTATTATGCTCTGAACGGGCGTACCAAGCAGGAAATGCCCCACTATTATCAGTTTTATGAGAACTATGAGCAGAATGTTCACCGTTTTGATGTAGAACGGGCAACGGAGATGGCAAAAGCTCATATGCTGATTATTCATGGAACGGATGATGAAGCTGTAGAGGTAAAACAAGCAGAGCATCTTCATATTCTTCATCCGAATTCTGAACTTTTCCTGATTGAAAATGCTAATCATACTTTCGGAGCAAAAGAGCCCTGGACAGAAACAGATTTACCCAAAGATCTGAATACTGTAACCGAAAAATGTATTGATTTTATCAAAGAAAAATTGAAATAA
- a CDS encoding flavin reductase family protein: MKTVIPSEITSVQLQTIMQTAVSPRPIALASTVDKDGTINLSPFSFFNMFSTVPPILIFSPSRRVRDNTTKHTLENVLEVPEVVIGTVNFPIVQQISLASTEYETGVNEFIKSGLTMKEADLVQPKLIEECPVNFECKVLEVKPLGDQGGAGNLVICEVQKIHIREEYLNETGNLDQKKLDMVARLGSNWYSRSNENSLFEVPKPLVTKGIGFDLLPDSIKYSKVFTGNDLGMLANTEVLPAGDFHADENIHLNAQKLLLESKIEEAWTILTIK; this comes from the coding sequence ATGAAAACAGTAATCCCTTCCGAGATAACTTCCGTACAATTACAGACCATCATGCAGACGGCTGTTTCACCGCGCCCGATTGCTTTGGCATCTACTGTGGATAAAGATGGTACCATCAATTTATCTCCGTTCAGTTTTTTTAATATGTTCAGCACAGTTCCTCCGATTTTGATTTTTTCACCATCGAGAAGAGTTCGTGATAATACAACCAAACATACGCTGGAAAATGTTCTTGAAGTACCGGAAGTAGTCATTGGAACAGTGAATTTTCCTATTGTACAGCAGATCTCATTAGCTTCTACAGAGTATGAAACCGGAGTCAATGAGTTTATAAAATCCGGACTTACCATGAAAGAGGCTGATCTTGTACAGCCTAAACTGATTGAAGAATGCCCTGTCAACTTTGAATGTAAAGTTTTAGAGGTAAAGCCATTGGGAGATCAGGGCGGTGCCGGAAATCTTGTGATCTGTGAAGTTCAGAAAATTCACATCAGAGAAGAATACCTGAATGAAACCGGAAATCTGGATCAGAAAAAACTGGATATGGTAGCCCGTTTAGGCAGTAACTGGTATTCCAGAAGTAATGAGAACAGCCTTTTTGAAGTTCCAAAACCTTTGGTAACAAAAGGAATCGGTTTTGATCTGTTGCCTGATTCTATTAAGTACAGTAAAGTATTTACTGGGAATGACCTTGGAATGCTTGCCAATACAGAAGTATTACCTGCAGGTGACTTCCATGCGGATGAAAATATTCACCTTAATGCCCAGAAACTGCTTCTGGAAAGTAAAATTGAAGAAGCATGGACCATTTTGACCATTAAATAA